A single genomic interval of Microbacterium sp. LWO14-1.2 harbors:
- a CDS encoding DUF6716 putative glycosyltransferase has translation MSAAAGRGGDSLRVVAIADADSFVKWAASLLGGVDGIRRHLLIVRTPLTASVAQQRTALAGTGMQERDVTRLGFAAVQAWLEGQRPDVVLLAGRGPFVRLLGRVIDRLTRRPVVVAGLPGMAIPAQRGALDYRRHADLLVVHSHREERAFAELGRLIGVDVPTALATLPFAQPRSRMLALDRARALAAGTARPGTTLLAERPSAHEPRAKREPATDIVFAAQALVPTAREERAEITATLVRAAEADPDRRVVVKLRSRPGESETHVERDPYLDLLPDRRPDNLVVSYDSMGAALSTAAGLVTVSSTAAVEAVALGIPVIALDSFGVSKTLLNTVFVGSGLLGGRGEVVAGRFRHPLPAWLRDNYFHPPAESTWWSRVEELVARRRAGRLPARTVPAPRGGALHEAWHRASVLGRHDRTLSGAAALAIGVPATAALGRVRRGRVTSDGGTWADATTDFTLEPNPFHDSIRR, from the coding sequence ATGAGCGCAGCCGCGGGTAGGGGCGGGGACTCTCTCCGCGTCGTCGCGATCGCCGACGCCGACTCCTTCGTGAAGTGGGCGGCGTCGCTGCTCGGCGGTGTGGACGGCATCCGTCGCCATCTCCTCATCGTGCGCACACCGCTCACCGCCAGCGTCGCGCAGCAGCGCACGGCCCTGGCGGGCACCGGGATGCAGGAGCGCGACGTCACACGCCTCGGTTTCGCCGCCGTGCAGGCGTGGCTCGAGGGGCAGCGCCCCGACGTGGTGCTGCTGGCGGGCCGCGGGCCGTTCGTCCGGCTCCTCGGCCGCGTGATCGATCGGCTCACCCGCCGGCCCGTGGTGGTGGCAGGGCTTCCCGGGATGGCGATCCCGGCGCAGCGCGGTGCGCTCGACTACCGCCGTCACGCCGACCTGCTCGTCGTGCACTCCCACCGCGAGGAGCGCGCGTTCGCCGAGCTCGGGCGGCTCATCGGAGTCGACGTGCCGACGGCGCTCGCGACGCTGCCCTTCGCACAGCCCCGATCTCGGATGCTGGCGCTCGACCGGGCACGGGCGCTCGCCGCCGGCACGGCGCGGCCGGGGACCACCCTGCTCGCGGAGCGGCCGAGTGCACACGAACCCCGCGCCAAGCGCGAGCCGGCCACCGACATCGTCTTCGCGGCGCAGGCGCTCGTGCCGACCGCCCGCGAGGAGCGCGCCGAGATCACCGCGACCCTCGTGCGAGCCGCCGAAGCCGACCCCGACCGTCGCGTGGTCGTGAAGCTGCGCTCGCGGCCCGGCGAGTCCGAGACGCACGTCGAACGCGACCCCTATCTCGACCTGCTGCCCGACCGCAGGCCCGACAACCTCGTGGTGTCGTACGACTCGATGGGCGCAGCCCTGTCGACCGCAGCCGGTCTCGTGACCGTGAGCTCGACCGCGGCCGTCGAGGCGGTCGCGCTCGGCATCCCCGTCATCGCCCTCGACTCGTTCGGGGTGAGCAAGACCCTCCTCAACACGGTGTTCGTCGGCAGCGGTCTGCTCGGCGGACGCGGCGAGGTCGTCGCGGGCAGGTTCCGGCATCCGCTCCCCGCGTGGTTGCGCGACAACTACTTCCACCCCCCGGCAGAGTCGACCTGGTGGAGCCGGGTCGAGGAGCTCGTCGCGAGGCGGCGTGCGGGCCGCCTGCCGGCCCGCACCGTGCCGGCGCCGCGCGGGGGAGCGCTGCACGAAGCATGGCATCGCGCGAGCGTGCTCGGGCGGCACGACCGCACACTCAGCGGTGCTGCCGCGTTGGCGATCGGGGTGCCCGCGACGGCGGCTCTCGGTCGGGTGCGCCGCGGACGAGTGACATCGGACGGCGGCACCTGGGCCGACGCGACGACCGACTTCACCCTCGAACCGAATCCCTTCCACGACTCGATCCGGCGCTGA
- a CDS encoding TetR family transcriptional regulator produces the protein MTTAEPVGRRERKKAATRKNISDVATMMFLERGFDNVSIREVADAADVSPTTVFAHFPQKEALVFDEDDEQRDRLVAAVRDRTDGVTISRAIHDFYRGEIGVNLDEHGEDVARTFMRFLNETPALRDYAAKMWLRHEDALAEAIADELSLDAPTAELRVFARFVLQMQLLVTDSDDQLATLEAGFAVLEGGWDPIEQRLAQRS, from the coding sequence ATGACGACTGCCGAGCCGGTGGGCCGCCGCGAACGCAAGAAGGCCGCCACCCGCAAGAACATCTCCGACGTGGCGACGATGATGTTCCTGGAGCGCGGATTCGACAACGTCAGCATCCGGGAGGTGGCCGACGCGGCCGACGTCTCCCCCACGACCGTCTTCGCGCACTTCCCGCAGAAGGAGGCGCTCGTCTTCGACGAGGACGACGAGCAGCGCGATCGCCTCGTCGCTGCCGTGCGCGACCGGACGGACGGTGTGACTATCAGCCGAGCCATCCATGACTTCTACCGGGGCGAGATCGGCGTGAACCTCGACGAGCACGGCGAGGACGTCGCGCGCACCTTCATGCGCTTCCTCAACGAGACCCCCGCGCTGCGCGACTACGCGGCGAAGATGTGGCTGCGCCACGAGGATGCTCTCGCCGAGGCCATCGCCGACGAGCTCAGCCTCGACGCACCCACCGCCGAGCTGCGCGTCTTCGCCCGTTTCGTGCTGCAGATGCAACTGCTCGTCACCGACAGCGACGACCAGCTCGCGACACTCGAAGCCGGCTTCGCCGTGCTCGAGGGCGGGTGGGATCCGATCGAGCAACGGCTCGCGCAGCGGTCCTGA
- a CDS encoding MFS transporter, which yields MTSPNSSARGGTRAWIMLVVLTMLTVIGMTVVLPVLPFVVLQYVTHEHDLALWVGVLEAINGLCAFLVAPFLGRLSDRFGRRPIIIAAAFGAAFSMALFGIGGAIWVLVLARVIQGLTAGDMPALFAYLADITPPEKRAQRFGLLGALSGIGMMLGPAIGGLLAAVSLQLPVFLTAAVSLVIAILSLFLLPESLKPENRIPAIRARDVQPFAVFAEAFGRKELRALMIGFGLLALPFGFFVNNFSVLALDSIQWGPTQIGLLTAGVGIIDILIQGVLLGILLPRIGERGVIVSGIVAQMIGLAGLAIVASVLAQPWVFIVGALLLAAGQGASQAAMDGAMSNAVGDDEQGWLGGATQSLNAAMSTVAPLIAAALYTTVSHAAPYWLGVVLMIVAAIVVGRAHIANTAKREHAPGDGGEPADEAAVDAAVEQPSPAAR from the coding sequence GTGACTTCACCCAACTCGTCTGCGCGCGGCGGAACGCGCGCCTGGATCATGCTCGTCGTGCTGACGATGCTCACCGTGATCGGCATGACCGTCGTCCTCCCCGTGCTGCCGTTCGTCGTGCTGCAGTACGTCACCCACGAGCACGACCTCGCCCTCTGGGTCGGAGTGCTCGAGGCCATCAACGGCCTGTGCGCGTTCCTCGTCGCCCCGTTCCTCGGCCGCCTCTCCGACCGGTTCGGCCGCCGCCCGATCATCATCGCCGCCGCGTTCGGAGCCGCCTTCTCGATGGCGCTGTTCGGTATCGGCGGCGCGATCTGGGTGCTCGTGCTCGCCCGCGTCATCCAGGGCCTCACGGCCGGCGACATGCCGGCGCTCTTCGCCTACCTCGCCGACATCACGCCGCCCGAGAAGAGGGCGCAGCGGTTCGGACTGCTCGGCGCGCTCTCGGGCATCGGCATGATGCTCGGCCCGGCCATCGGCGGGCTCCTCGCCGCGGTGAGCCTGCAGCTGCCCGTGTTCCTCACGGCGGCGGTGTCGCTCGTGATCGCGATCCTCAGCCTGTTCCTCCTTCCGGAGAGCCTGAAGCCCGAGAACCGCATCCCCGCGATCCGCGCGCGTGACGTGCAGCCCTTCGCGGTCTTCGCAGAGGCCTTCGGTCGGAAGGAGCTGCGCGCCCTCATGATCGGCTTCGGCCTGCTGGCCCTGCCGTTCGGGTTCTTCGTGAACAACTTCAGCGTCCTCGCACTCGACTCGATCCAGTGGGGACCGACGCAGATCGGTCTGCTCACCGCAGGCGTCGGCATCATCGACATCCTGATCCAGGGCGTGCTGCTCGGCATCCTGCTCCCGCGCATCGGCGAGAGGGGCGTGATCGTGAGCGGCATCGTCGCGCAGATGATCGGTCTCGCCGGACTCGCGATCGTCGCGTCGGTCCTCGCCCAGCCCTGGGTGTTCATCGTCGGCGCCCTCCTGCTGGCGGCGGGCCAGGGGGCATCGCAGGCCGCGATGGACGGCGCCATGTCGAACGCGGTCGGCGACGACGAGCAGGGGTGGCTCGGCGGAGCGACCCAGTCGCTCAACGCCGCCATGAGCACGGTCGCGCCGCTCATCGCTGCCGCGCTCTACACGACCGTCAGCCACGCCGCGCCCTACTGGCTCGGCGTCGTCCTCATGATCGTCGCGGCGATCGTCGTCGGCCGTGCGCACATCGCGAACACCGCGAAGCGGGAACACGCCCCCGGCGACGGCGGCGAGCCGGCCGACGAGGCGGCGGTCGATGCGGCGGTCGAGCAGCCCAGCCCCGCCGCGCGCTGA
- a CDS encoding SDR family oxidoreductase: MSTGIEAEARRAIVTAADSGIGRATAVALAAAAIDVGITWHSDQAGAEETAAEVRAHGARAVVTQLDVSDIPACGDVIDGLIAELGGVDVFVNNAGTGASTRFLDLSLEDWNRVIDTDLTGAFVCLQRAARAMVAAGHGGRLISVTSVHEHQPMVGASAYDAAKHGLGGLMKNLALELGSSGISAVSVAPGEIATPMTGNEDVDPHTVDRPGIPLGRPGDAREVAALIAFLASPEAAYISGASIAIDGGMLQMGPQAGAAITDHSWRTV; this comes from the coding sequence ATGAGCACGGGCATCGAGGCGGAGGCACGACGGGCGATCGTGACGGCGGCGGACTCCGGGATCGGACGGGCGACGGCGGTCGCCCTGGCCGCGGCGGCGATCGACGTCGGCATCACCTGGCACTCCGACCAGGCGGGAGCCGAGGAGACGGCCGCCGAGGTTCGGGCTCACGGGGCGCGCGCGGTCGTGACGCAGCTGGACGTCTCCGACATCCCCGCGTGCGGCGATGTGATCGACGGACTGATCGCCGAGCTCGGGGGCGTCGACGTGTTCGTCAACAACGCCGGCACCGGTGCGAGCACGCGCTTCCTCGACCTGTCGCTCGAGGACTGGAACCGCGTCATCGACACCGACCTCACCGGCGCGTTCGTGTGCCTGCAGCGTGCGGCGAGGGCCATGGTCGCGGCCGGACACGGCGGGCGCCTGATCTCGGTGACGAGCGTGCACGAGCACCAGCCCATGGTCGGCGCCAGCGCGTACGACGCCGCCAAGCACGGACTCGGCGGACTCATGAAGAACCTCGCCCTGGAGCTGGGCTCCTCCGGCATCAGCGCGGTCAGCGTCGCGCCGGGCGAGATCGCGACGCCGATGACCGGGAACGAGGACGTGGATCCGCACACGGTCGACCGCCCTGGCATCCCGCTCGGGCGTCCGGGCGACGCGCGCGAGGTCGCCGCTCTCATCGCGTTCCTCGCCTCGCCGGAGGCCGCGTACATCTCGGGAGCGTCGATCGCGATCGACGGCGGGATGCTGCAGATGGGCCCGCAGGCGGGGGCGGCGATCACGGACCACAGCTGGCGGACCGTCTGA
- the arfB gene encoding alternative ribosome rescue aminoacyl-tRNA hydrolase ArfB, which produces MAAPLRPGLRVSPGLTIPETELSWRFSRSSGPGGQGVNTADSRVELSWDVAGSPVLTPEQRARLLDRLASRLVSGVVTIAASEHRAQLRNRDAARERLAALVASALRPPAPPRRPTKPSRGSKERRLTAKHRRTDVKQMRRRPRDV; this is translated from the coding sequence ATGGCCGCACCCCTCCGCCCCGGCCTCCGCGTCTCGCCGGGGCTCACGATCCCCGAGACGGAGCTGTCGTGGCGCTTCTCCCGCTCCTCCGGGCCTGGGGGTCAGGGCGTGAACACGGCGGACTCGCGGGTCGAGCTCAGCTGGGACGTCGCGGGCAGCCCCGTGCTCACTCCCGAGCAGCGCGCACGTCTCCTCGACCGGCTCGCATCGCGGCTCGTCAGCGGAGTCGTGACGATCGCGGCATCCGAGCACCGCGCGCAGCTGCGCAACAGGGATGCCGCGCGCGAGCGTCTCGCGGCCCTCGTCGCCTCCGCGCTCCGACCTCCGGCTCCGCCGCGGCGCCCCACGAAACCCAGCCGGGGGTCGAAGGAGCGTCGCCTGACCGCGAAGCACCGCCGCACGGACGTCAAGCAGATGCGACGTCGGCCGCGCGACGTCTGA
- a CDS encoding DUF2156 domain-containing protein: MTEARSTPHPVLSVVRRIPATLTMVVLILAVGVVSQGLWRPFEDSPLFGTVAYGLPHLAEGKWWTPLTGTFFVNEPWVYVFTIAGFWGMAYLEYVRGSRVALAYYWIGQLFAILATALLLFVLAQFPWAWASTQAQALDVGASGGTMACIAAAVGRFRPPWRVRGWLILLGFVFIAMLFWGKVADLEHLLAVLLILAVDRSLRVARTTVREQRLIAVVAILVLGAVEIITTLIATDGPFGPTEPVSGGFIDLAIDLVVILVLVNGLRRGRRYAWVLAILLGLFNVLIAALVLTLITVFSQAQVDFRWDGETELALANGFLWIIMLAYLVGVRRAFRAKRRSLLGIQPAPTVDDVKTALRAHGGGTLSWMTTWEGNSYARLSGGGIVAYQRRAGVALALADPIGPAEGRGEAVADFVRTAEQAGLVPCFFSADEATRDAVPEGWRSLVVADDTIVDLPGLEFTGKRWNAVRTSLNRAGREEMTFRMTRLKSESWGVQQQLRAISEAWVGDKDLPEMRFTLGTLEEAEDPEVRLALALAPNGDVDGFLSWLPVYGEGGVVRGWTLDLMRRRDGGFGPVMEFLIGSSARQFSDEGAQIMSLSGAPLAHDYPPDAGMIAALSDRLADALEPVYGFGSLHRFKQKFHPRYETMYLLFRDESDLAAIGPALTRAFLPDATLRQFAGAGLELVRGGGKD; the protein is encoded by the coding sequence ATGACCGAGGCGCGCAGCACCCCGCATCCCGTTCTGTCCGTCGTGCGCCGCATCCCCGCGACGCTGACGATGGTGGTGCTGATCCTCGCGGTGGGGGTCGTGTCGCAGGGGCTGTGGCGCCCGTTCGAGGACTCCCCGCTGTTCGGAACCGTCGCCTACGGCCTGCCCCACCTCGCCGAGGGCAAGTGGTGGACGCCGCTCACCGGCACGTTCTTCGTCAATGAGCCGTGGGTGTACGTGTTCACGATCGCCGGCTTCTGGGGCATGGCGTACCTGGAGTACGTGCGCGGCAGTCGAGTCGCGCTCGCCTACTACTGGATCGGCCAGCTCTTCGCGATCCTCGCCACCGCCCTGCTGCTGTTCGTGCTCGCGCAGTTCCCGTGGGCGTGGGCGAGCACGCAGGCGCAGGCCCTCGACGTCGGCGCGTCCGGCGGCACGATGGCCTGCATCGCCGCGGCGGTGGGCCGGTTCCGCCCGCCGTGGCGAGTGCGCGGCTGGCTCATCCTGCTCGGCTTCGTGTTCATCGCGATGCTGTTCTGGGGCAAGGTCGCCGACCTCGAGCATCTGCTGGCCGTGCTGCTCATCCTCGCGGTCGACCGTTCGCTGCGGGTGGCTCGGACGACGGTGCGCGAACAGCGGCTCATCGCGGTCGTCGCGATCCTCGTGCTCGGCGCGGTCGAGATCATCACGACGCTCATCGCGACCGACGGCCCGTTCGGGCCCACCGAGCCGGTGTCCGGAGGGTTCATCGACCTCGCGATCGACCTCGTCGTGATCCTCGTGCTCGTGAACGGGCTGCGTCGCGGGCGCCGCTACGCGTGGGTGCTCGCGATCCTGCTCGGGCTCTTCAACGTGCTGATCGCCGCGCTCGTGCTCACCCTCATCACGGTGTTCAGCCAGGCCCAGGTGGACTTCCGGTGGGACGGCGAGACCGAGCTCGCGCTCGCGAACGGCTTCCTGTGGATCATCATGCTCGCCTACCTCGTCGGCGTCCGTCGGGCGTTCCGGGCCAAGCGGCGCTCGCTGCTCGGCATCCAGCCCGCGCCCACCGTCGACGACGTCAAGACCGCCCTGCGTGCGCACGGCGGCGGCACGCTGTCGTGGATGACGACATGGGAGGGCAACAGCTACGCCCGCCTCTCGGGCGGCGGCATCGTCGCGTATCAGCGACGGGCCGGAGTGGCGCTCGCCCTCGCCGACCCGATCGGCCCCGCCGAGGGCCGCGGCGAGGCGGTCGCCGACTTCGTCCGCACGGCCGAGCAGGCCGGACTCGTGCCCTGCTTCTTCAGCGCCGACGAAGCCACGCGCGACGCGGTCCCGGAGGGGTGGCGCAGCCTCGTCGTCGCCGACGACACGATCGTCGACCTGCCGGGGCTCGAGTTCACCGGCAAGCGCTGGAACGCGGTGCGCACCTCGCTGAACAGGGCGGGCCGCGAGGAGATGACCTTCCGGATGACGCGCCTCAAGTCGGAGTCGTGGGGCGTGCAGCAGCAGTTGCGCGCGATCTCCGAGGCCTGGGTCGGCGACAAGGACCTGCCGGAGATGCGCTTCACCCTCGGCACCCTGGAGGAGGCGGAGGATCCCGAGGTGCGGCTCGCCCTCGCCCTCGCGCCGAACGGCGACGTCGACGGATTCCTGTCGTGGCTGCCGGTCTACGGCGAAGGGGGCGTCGTGCGCGGCTGGACTCTCGATCTCATGCGGCGACGCGACGGCGGGTTCGGACCGGTCATGGAGTTCCTCATCGGCTCGTCGGCCAGGCAGTTCTCCGACGAGGGAGCGCAGATCATGTCGCTCTCCGGGGCACCGCTCGCCCACGACTACCCGCCGGACGCCGGCATGATCGCTGCGCTGAGCGACCGCCTCGCCGACGCGCTCGAACCCGTGTACGGCTTCGGGTCGCTGCACCGCTTCAAGCAGAAGTTCCACCCGCGCTACGAGACCATGTACCTGCTGTTCCGCGATGAGAGCGACCTCGCCGCGATCGGGCCAGCGCTCACCCGCGCGTTCCTCCCCGACGCCACCCTGCGGCAGTTCGCCGGTGCCGGGCTCGAGCTCGTGCGCGGAGGCGGGAAGGACTGA
- a CDS encoding PQQ-dependent sugar dehydrogenase gives MTPGARTPRLALGPARRRALAGVATASALLLAACSAAPRPASPAAAGSVAEGLDAPWSVAFHEGVALVSERDSARVLELGDEGPREVGTIEGVVPGGEGGLLGLAVHEGELFTFFTAEGENRVERREIRGDAGALALGPATTVIDGIPAARTHNGGRIAFGPDGMLYVTAGDAGDRDSAQDPDALSGKILRLTPEGDVPDDNPVDGSPVWSLGHRNPQGIAWDADGTMYASEFGQDTWDELNVIEPGGNYGWPEAEGIAGNDDFIDPVQQWEPDAASPSGIAVIGADLVVANLRGERLRVVPLDDLGTSTELLQGELGRLRDVVAAPDGGVWVVTNNTDGRGSPRDGDDRIVRIDLG, from the coding sequence ATGACCCCCGGAGCCCGCACGCCTCGCCTCGCGCTCGGCCCCGCGCGACGTCGTGCGCTCGCCGGGGTGGCGACGGCATCCGCTCTCCTGTTGGCCGCATGCTCGGCAGCCCCTCGTCCGGCGTCGCCGGCCGCCGCCGGCTCCGTCGCCGAGGGGCTCGACGCTCCCTGGTCCGTCGCGTTCCACGAGGGCGTCGCGCTGGTGAGCGAGCGCGACAGTGCACGGGTCCTGGAGCTCGGCGACGAGGGACCCCGCGAGGTCGGCACGATCGAGGGAGTGGTGCCGGGCGGCGAGGGCGGCCTCCTCGGACTGGCCGTGCACGAGGGCGAGCTGTTCACCTTCTTCACCGCGGAGGGTGAGAACCGCGTGGAGCGGCGCGAGATCCGCGGCGACGCCGGCGCCCTCGCGCTCGGACCGGCGACGACGGTGATCGACGGCATCCCCGCCGCGCGCACCCACAACGGCGGGCGCATCGCCTTCGGACCGGACGGGATGCTGTACGTCACCGCCGGCGACGCCGGCGACCGCGACAGCGCGCAGGATCCGGACGCCCTGTCGGGGAAGATCCTCCGGCTCACACCCGAGGGCGACGTGCCGGACGACAATCCGGTCGACGGCTCGCCGGTATGGAGCCTCGGCCACCGCAATCCGCAGGGCATCGCGTGGGATGCCGACGGCACGATGTACGCGAGCGAGTTCGGGCAGGACACGTGGGATGAGCTGAACGTCATCGAACCGGGCGGCAACTACGGGTGGCCCGAGGCCGAGGGCATCGCCGGGAACGACGACTTCATCGACCCGGTGCAGCAGTGGGAGCCGGATGCCGCGAGTCCGAGCGGCATCGCCGTCATCGGCGCCGACCTGGTCGTCGCGAACCTCCGCGGGGAGCGGCTGCGGGTCGTGCCGCTCGACGATCTCGGCACGAGCACGGAGCTGCTGCAGGGGGAGCTGGGCCGGCTGAGGGACGTCGTCGCGGCGCCGGACGGCGGCGTCTGGGTCGTCACGAACAACACCGACGGCCGGGGGAGTCCCCGCGACGGCGACGACCGGATCGTGCGGATCGACCTCGGCTGA
- a CDS encoding aminotransferase class I/II-fold pyridoxal phosphate-dependent enzyme, producing MTLAASFDAIDVEHLRRIGGLKWSTFPDAVGAFVAEMDFGVAPGISRAVHAAVDQGLFGYLPSSVSDEMSQAAAEWMRDVYGWVVPASDIHPIADVIQGLKLAMEHFSRPGAPVIVPTPAYMPFLTVPIAAGREVIQVPMIVTEGRYTLDLDGIDAAFRAGADLLVLCNPYNPVGRVFDRDELVAVGDVVARHGGRVFSDEIHAPLVYAPGAHTPYASVSPVTAGHTVTATSASKAWNLPGLKTAQLILTNDADRAIWEPIGPMESHGASNLGVIANTAAYRDDRAWLADVVQYLDDNRRFLGEALAARIPEIAYRAPEGTYIGWLDARALDLGPTPADFFREQAGVALTDGSATGAAGVGFLRFVFATSRPIIEQAVDRMAEVLAQR from the coding sequence ATGACCCTCGCCGCATCCTTCGACGCCATCGACGTCGAGCACCTCCGACGGATCGGCGGCCTCAAGTGGTCGACGTTCCCCGACGCGGTGGGCGCCTTCGTCGCGGAGATGGACTTCGGGGTCGCCCCCGGCATCTCCCGGGCCGTGCACGCCGCGGTCGACCAGGGCCTCTTCGGGTACCTGCCGTCGTCGGTGTCCGACGAGATGTCGCAGGCGGCAGCCGAATGGATGCGCGACGTCTACGGCTGGGTCGTCCCGGCATCCGACATCCATCCGATCGCCGACGTGATCCAGGGTCTGAAGCTGGCGATGGAGCACTTCTCGCGCCCCGGCGCTCCCGTCATCGTGCCCACGCCCGCCTACATGCCCTTCCTCACGGTGCCGATCGCCGCGGGGCGCGAGGTCATCCAGGTGCCGATGATCGTGACCGAGGGGCGGTACACGCTCGACCTCGACGGCATCGACGCGGCGTTCCGTGCCGGCGCCGATCTGCTGGTGCTCTGCAACCCGTACAACCCGGTGGGCCGCGTGTTCGACCGCGACGAGCTCGTGGCGGTCGGCGACGTCGTCGCGCGCCACGGCGGGCGCGTGTTCTCCGACGAGATCCATGCGCCGCTCGTGTACGCGCCGGGAGCGCACACGCCGTACGCTTCGGTCTCGCCGGTCACCGCAGGGCACACCGTGACCGCGACCTCGGCGTCGAAGGCCTGGAACCTCCCCGGCCTGAAGACCGCCCAGCTGATCCTCACCAACGACGCCGATCGTGCGATCTGGGAGCCGATCGGACCCATGGAGTCCCACGGCGCGAGCAACCTCGGAGTGATCGCGAACACCGCCGCCTACCGCGACGACCGGGCCTGGCTCGCCGACGTCGTGCAGTATCTCGACGACAACCGCCGCTTCCTCGGCGAGGCGCTCGCCGCGCGCATCCCCGAGATCGCGTATCGCGCTCCCGAGGGCACCTACATCGGCTGGCTCGACGCCAGGGCCCTCGACCTGGGGCCGACCCCGGCCGACTTCTTCCGCGAGCAGGCGGGCGTGGCCCTCACCGACGGGTCGGCGACCGGGGCAGCCGGAGTCGGTTTCCTGCGGTTCGTCTTCGCGACGTCCCGCCCGATCATCGAGCAGGCCGTCGACCGGATGGCCGAGGTGCTCGCCCAGCGCTGA
- a CDS encoding PLDc N-terminal domain-containing protein, translating into MARLLIVGGFLAAVFWVYSIVDCAVQPSTRHRGVPKAAWIAIVVLIPVIGGILWFTIGRRRANDKGTIRTVAPDDDPQFLRSISKSEQDARIRRLEEELARLEDETDDGAAPDPRP; encoded by the coding sequence GTGGCGAGACTGTTGATCGTAGGCGGCTTCCTGGCCGCCGTGTTCTGGGTGTACAGCATCGTCGACTGCGCCGTGCAGCCGTCGACGCGGCACCGGGGCGTGCCCAAGGCCGCCTGGATCGCGATCGTCGTGCTCATCCCGGTCATCGGCGGCATCCTCTGGTTCACGATCGGCCGTCGCCGCGCGAACGACAAGGGCACCATCCGCACGGTCGCGCCCGACGACGACCCGCAGTTCCTCCGCAGCATCAGCAAGAGCGAGCAGGATGCGCGCATCCGCCGTCTGGAAGAGGAGCTCGCGCGCCTCGAGGACGAGACCGACGACGGCGCCGCCCCGGACCCGCGTCCGTGA